From a region of the Georgenia yuyongxinii genome:
- a CDS encoding SseB family protein, translating to MTGQHEPIRIAEGLTHAALGDSAGQPWAGRTLKPNPFSGDDGKVQPAMAAALALEDDGERVRAVVEALRTGRVLVPVVAHEHPGTEPDGTIREHDPDKFKTGDRAGDAMASAAMVSVRTPDGRAALPVFSSVESLLRWDATARPVPVEATRAAVSAVGETDSLLVLDAASDVSVLVPRPAVWALAQERDWTPSWADPELPRVVTGALRGIDELVGVRLERGAQAELRVVLAVRAGLAPGRLQAAVARASEALADQHELRERVDSLELYPVAVDA from the coding sequence ATGACCGGTCAGCACGAGCCGATCCGTATCGCCGAGGGCCTCACGCACGCCGCCCTGGGCGACTCGGCCGGCCAGCCGTGGGCCGGGCGGACCCTGAAGCCCAACCCCTTCTCCGGCGACGACGGCAAGGTCCAGCCCGCGATGGCCGCCGCCCTCGCCCTGGAGGACGACGGCGAGCGGGTGCGCGCCGTCGTCGAGGCCTTGCGCACCGGACGGGTGCTCGTGCCGGTCGTCGCGCACGAGCACCCCGGCACCGAGCCCGACGGCACCATCCGCGAGCACGACCCCGACAAGTTCAAGACCGGCGACCGCGCCGGGGACGCGATGGCGTCGGCCGCCATGGTCTCCGTGCGCACGCCGGACGGGCGCGCCGCCCTGCCGGTGTTCTCCTCCGTGGAGTCGCTCCTGCGGTGGGACGCGACGGCGCGGCCCGTGCCGGTCGAGGCGACGCGGGCCGCGGTCTCCGCAGTCGGGGAGACCGACTCCCTGCTCGTCCTCGACGCCGCCAGCGATGTCTCGGTGCTGGTGCCCCGGCCCGCCGTCTGGGCGCTGGCCCAGGAGCGTGACTGGACCCCGTCGTGGGCGGACCCGGAGCTGCCGCGCGTGGTCACCGGCGCGCTGCGCGGGATCGACGAGCTGGTCGGGGTGCGTCTGGAACGCGGCGCCCAGGCGGAGCTCCGAGTGGTCCTCGCGGTCCGGGCGGGACTGGCGCCGGGCCGGCTCCAGGCCGCCGTGGCCCGGGCGAGCGAGGCGCTGGCGGACCAGCACGAGCTGCGCGAGCGGGTGGACTCCCTCGAGCTCTATCCCGTCGCGGTGGACGCGTAG
- the hisH gene encoding imidazole glycerol phosphate synthase subunit HisH, which produces MSSVAVLDYGSGNVRSAVRALERVGADVELTADPDAVAAADGLVVPGVGAFAAVMEQLRGVGGDRMIERRLAGGRPVLGICVGLQVMFTAGTEHGVTTPGLDQWPGEVVRLEADVVPHMGWSTVAPPEDTVLFRGVEDQRFYFVHSYAVQTDPAEALRSDAPMREPLITWAEHGARFVAAVENGPLSATQFHPEKSGDAGAQLLRNWVASLG; this is translated from the coding sequence GTGAGCAGCGTCGCCGTCCTGGACTACGGCTCGGGGAACGTGCGCTCGGCGGTGCGTGCCCTTGAGCGCGTCGGCGCCGACGTCGAGCTCACCGCCGACCCCGACGCCGTCGCGGCCGCCGACGGCCTCGTCGTGCCGGGCGTCGGTGCGTTCGCCGCCGTCATGGAACAGCTGCGCGGCGTCGGCGGAGACCGCATGATCGAGCGCCGGCTGGCCGGGGGTCGCCCGGTGCTAGGCATCTGCGTGGGCCTGCAGGTCATGTTCACCGCCGGTACCGAACATGGCGTGACCACGCCGGGCCTGGACCAGTGGCCCGGTGAAGTGGTGCGCCTCGAGGCCGACGTCGTCCCGCACATGGGCTGGTCCACCGTCGCCCCGCCCGAGGACACGGTCCTGTTCCGCGGGGTCGAGGACCAGCGCTTCTACTTCGTGCACTCCTACGCCGTCCAGACCGACCCCGCGGAGGCGCTGCGCTCGGACGCCCCGATGCGTGAGCCGCTGATCACCTGGGCCGAGCACGGTGCCCGGTTCGTGGCGGCGGTCGAGAACGGCCCGCTGTCCGCCACCCAGTTCCACCCCGAGAAGTCCGGTGACGCCGGGGCGCAGCTGCTGCGCAACTGGGTCGCCTCGCTGGGCTGA
- the priA gene encoding bifunctional 1-(5-phosphoribosyl)-5-((5-phosphoribosylamino)methylideneamino)imidazole-4-carboxamide isomerase/phosphoribosylanthranilate isomerase PriA, producing MSTPRLELLPAVDVVDGQAVRLFQGEAGSETSYGDPADAARAWVEEGAEWIHLVDLDAAFGRGSNHDLLARIVGELDVKVELSGGIRDDASLERALSSGARRINLGTAALEDPEWTSKVIREHGDRVAVGLDVRGTTLAARGWTQEGGDLWEVLARLEDDGCARYVVTDVTKDGTLRGPNVELLREVCARTDAPVVASGGVANLRDIEVLRELTEVGVEGAIVGKALYAGAFTLSDALDIAGRP from the coding sequence ATGAGCACACCGCGCCTGGAGCTGCTGCCCGCCGTGGACGTCGTCGACGGGCAGGCCGTCCGGCTCTTCCAGGGCGAGGCCGGCTCGGAGACGTCCTACGGCGACCCCGCCGATGCCGCCCGCGCCTGGGTCGAGGAAGGCGCCGAGTGGATCCACCTGGTCGACCTCGACGCGGCCTTCGGCCGGGGCAGCAACCACGACCTGCTCGCCCGCATCGTCGGCGAGCTCGACGTCAAGGTCGAGCTGTCCGGCGGCATCCGCGACGACGCCTCCCTCGAGCGGGCCCTGAGCTCCGGTGCGCGCCGGATCAACCTCGGCACTGCCGCCCTGGAGGACCCCGAGTGGACCTCCAAGGTCATCCGCGAGCACGGCGACCGCGTCGCCGTCGGCCTCGACGTGCGCGGCACCACCCTCGCCGCCCGCGGCTGGACCCAGGAGGGCGGCGACCTGTGGGAGGTTCTCGCCCGGCTGGAGGACGACGGCTGCGCGCGGTACGTGGTCACCGACGTCACCAAGGACGGCACCCTGCGCGGCCCCAACGTCGAGCTCCTGCGCGAGGTCTGCGCCCGGACCGACGCACCCGTGGTCGCCTCCGGCGGCGTGGCGAACCTGCGTGACATCGAGGTGCTGCGCGAGCTCACCGAGGTGGGCGTCGAGGGCGCGATCGTCGGCAAGGCGCTCTACGCCGGAGCCTTCACCCTCTCCGACGCGCTCGACATCGCCGGCCGCCCATGA
- a CDS encoding S1 family peptidase yields MRPSRGRAGALAAVVALALGGCGVLPAMPEELAESYVPEVPAPQVGSSGSLTPDGVAAAERMAVRVRNVGCGTLSVGSGFALDEHTVVTNRHVVEGSSELQVSTYDGNDIDVVTVASSSVADLALVRTTEPLPQVPGLAEGDPANDTPVTVVGYPSGGALTTSSGTVLGRVPDPLSMGMDEVIVTDAQVVGGSSGSAALDADGRVVGVVYAGDDKGHSFLVPLSLLAELLADESAFAPLEPCR; encoded by the coding sequence ATGAGGCCGTCAAGGGGCCGGGCGGGCGCGCTCGCCGCTGTCGTCGCGCTGGCCCTGGGCGGTTGCGGGGTGCTGCCCGCCATGCCGGAGGAGCTGGCGGAGTCCTACGTCCCGGAGGTGCCGGCCCCGCAGGTGGGCTCCTCGGGCTCGCTGACGCCGGACGGCGTCGCCGCGGCGGAGCGGATGGCCGTGCGGGTGCGCAACGTCGGCTGCGGGACGCTCTCGGTCGGCTCGGGGTTCGCCCTCGACGAGCACACCGTGGTGACGAACCGGCACGTCGTCGAGGGCTCGTCCGAGCTGCAGGTGTCCACCTACGACGGCAACGACATCGACGTCGTCACCGTCGCCTCCTCCTCCGTCGCCGACCTCGCCCTGGTGCGCACCACCGAGCCCCTGCCGCAGGTGCCCGGGCTCGCGGAGGGCGACCCAGCGAACGACACGCCGGTGACGGTGGTGGGCTACCCCAGCGGCGGGGCGCTGACCACGAGCAGCGGCACGGTGCTGGGCCGGGTGCCCGACCCGCTGTCGATGGGCATGGACGAGGTGATCGTCACCGACGCCCAGGTGGTCGGGGGCAGCTCCGGCAGCGCGGCGCTCGACGCCGACGGCCGCGTCGTCGGCGTGGTGTACGCCGGCGACGACAAGGGCCACAGCTTCCTCGTGCCCCTCAGCCTGCTCGCGGAGCTGCTGGCGGATGAGTCGGCGTTCGCCCCGCTGGAGCCCTGCCGGTGA
- the hisB gene encoding imidazoleglycerol-phosphate dehydratase HisB, with protein MTTEQGSGRTALVTEQDTGRTGRVVRKTSESDVVVELNLDGTGRTDISTTVPFYDHMLTALGKHSLIDLTVQASGDTDIDAHHTVEDVAISIGEALREALGDKKGISRFGDALVPLDEALAQAVVDVSGRPYLVHSGEPAGQEYHLIGGHFTGSLTRHVFESMAHHAGICLHVRVLAGRDPHHIVEAQFKALARALRAAVALDPRVEGVPSTKGAL; from the coding sequence GTGACGACGGAGCAGGGCAGCGGGCGCACGGCGCTGGTGACGGAGCAGGACACGGGTCGCACGGGCCGGGTGGTGCGCAAGACCTCGGAGTCCGACGTCGTCGTCGAGCTGAACCTCGACGGGACGGGCCGCACGGACATCTCCACCACCGTGCCGTTCTACGACCACATGCTCACGGCGCTGGGCAAGCACTCGCTCATCGACCTGACCGTGCAGGCCTCGGGCGACACCGACATCGACGCGCACCACACGGTCGAGGACGTCGCGATCAGCATCGGTGAGGCACTGCGTGAGGCACTGGGCGACAAGAAGGGCATCTCCCGCTTCGGTGACGCCCTCGTGCCCCTGGACGAGGCGCTCGCCCAGGCGGTCGTCGACGTCTCCGGCCGCCCCTACCTGGTGCACTCCGGGGAGCCGGCCGGCCAGGAGTACCACCTCATCGGCGGGCACTTCACCGGGTCGCTGACCCGTCACGTCTTCGAGTCGATGGCCCACCACGCCGGGATCTGCCTGCACGTGCGTGTGCTCGCCGGCCGCGACCCCCATCACATCGTCGAGGCGCAGTTCAAGGCGCTCGCCCGCGCGCTGCGGGCCGCCGTCGCCCTGGACCCCCGCGTGGAGGGCGTGCCGTCCACCAAGGGGGCGCTATGA
- a CDS encoding histidinol-phosphate transaminase, giving the protein MTTPAFEATERAVRLPLRAGLEGLTPYGAPQLDVPVLLNVNENPYPPSDAVVADIADAVAKAAHGLNRYPDRDFHELRAELAEYLRVESGVAVVPEQIWAANGSNEVMLHLLQAFGGTGRSVLSFAPTYSMYPEYARDTLTGWVAGRRAEDFTLDVDHARAQIAEHRPAVILLASPNNPTGTALPLSTIEAVCEAAATSGPPAPDGGTTASVVVVDEAYGEFRREGTASALTVLPRHPHLAVSRTMSKAFGMAGLRLGYLAAAPALVDLLRVVRLPYHLSAVTQAAALAALRHRAELMSQVASLRAERDDLVVWLRDHGLQVADSDANFVLFGLFDDRHAVWNGLLERGVLIREVGPDGWLRVSVGTPRETAAFKAALEEVLGW; this is encoded by the coding sequence GTGACCACCCCTGCCTTCGAGGCGACCGAGAGAGCGGTGCGACTGCCCCTGCGCGCGGGTCTCGAGGGCCTCACCCCCTACGGCGCCCCGCAGCTGGACGTACCGGTCCTGCTCAACGTGAACGAGAACCCGTACCCGCCGTCCGACGCCGTTGTCGCGGACATCGCGGACGCCGTTGCCAAGGCCGCCCACGGGCTCAACCGTTATCCCGACCGTGACTTCCACGAGCTGCGCGCGGAGCTGGCCGAGTACCTGCGGGTGGAGTCGGGCGTCGCCGTCGTGCCGGAGCAAATCTGGGCGGCGAACGGCTCCAACGAGGTGATGCTGCACCTGCTGCAGGCCTTCGGCGGTACGGGTCGGTCGGTGCTCTCGTTCGCGCCGACCTACTCCATGTACCCCGAGTACGCGCGCGACACGCTCACCGGCTGGGTGGCCGGCCGCCGGGCCGAGGACTTCACCCTCGACGTGGACCACGCCCGCGCTCAGATCGCCGAGCACCGCCCGGCCGTGATCCTGCTGGCGAGTCCTAACAACCCGACGGGCACCGCGCTGCCGCTGAGCACCATCGAGGCGGTCTGCGAGGCCGCCGCCACCTCCGGACCTCCCGCGCCCGACGGCGGCACCACGGCCTCCGTCGTCGTGGTGGACGAGGCCTATGGCGAGTTCCGTCGCGAGGGCACCGCCAGCGCCTTGACCGTGCTGCCGCGCCACCCGCACCTCGCCGTCTCGCGGACGATGTCCAAGGCGTTCGGCATGGCCGGCCTGCGGCTGGGCTACCTCGCCGCCGCGCCGGCGCTGGTCGACCTGCTGCGTGTGGTGCGCCTGCCCTACCACCTCTCGGCCGTCACCCAGGCTGCGGCCCTCGCGGCGCTGCGGCACCGCGCGGAGCTGATGAGCCAGGTGGCCTCTCTGCGCGCCGAGCGGGACGATCTCGTGGTCTGGTTGCGCGACCACGGCCTGCAGGTGGCGGACTCCGATGCGAACTTCGTGCTGTTCGGGCTTTTCGATGACCGCCACGCCGTGTGGAATGGTCTGCTGGAACGCGGCGTCCTGATCCGTGAGGTCGGACCCGACGGCTGGTTGCGCGTGTCCGTGGGGACGCCGCGAGAGACGGCCGCCTTCAAGGCGGCCCTGGAGGAGGTGCTGGGCTGGTGA